The following coding sequences lie in one Frigoribacterium sp. SL97 genomic window:
- the hpf gene encoding ribosome hibernation-promoting factor, HPF/YfiA family, with the protein MEISVTGRNVGITDRFREYATEKADKVAALATKALALEVKVSRHHEKSGGQAGDDRVEITLIGPGPLVRAESTAADKYAAFDLAIGRLLERVRRAKDRQKIHRGQHRPTSLREAATADFSGVGVTPAAAETLDQVRTGAVTVVGDEAPADELEEEYCPVVIREKVFASTPMSVDDALYYMELVGHDFYLFIDAETERPSVVYRRKGWDYGVIGLDQDSPDLQETATALRAGLAS; encoded by the coding sequence ATGGAAATTTCCGTCACGGGTCGAAACGTCGGCATCACCGATCGTTTCCGCGAGTACGCCACCGAGAAGGCAGACAAGGTCGCCGCGCTGGCCACGAAGGCCCTCGCCCTCGAGGTCAAGGTGTCGCGGCACCACGAGAAGTCCGGTGGGCAGGCGGGCGACGACCGGGTCGAGATCACGCTGATCGGCCCCGGCCCCCTCGTGCGGGCCGAGTCCACGGCCGCCGATAAGTACGCGGCGTTCGACCTCGCGATCGGTCGGCTCCTCGAACGGGTGCGCCGGGCGAAGGACCGGCAGAAGATCCATCGCGGGCAACACCGACCGACGTCGCTGCGCGAGGCGGCCACGGCCGACTTCAGCGGCGTGGGTGTCACCCCCGCCGCGGCGGAGACGCTCGACCAGGTCCGCACCGGGGCCGTGACGGTGGTGGGCGACGAGGCCCCCGCCGACGAACTCGAAGAGGAGTACTGCCCCGTGGTCATCCGCGAGAAGGTCTTCGCGTCGACGCCCATGTCGGTCGACGACGCGCTCTACTACATGGAGCTCGTCGGCCACGACTTCTACCTCTTCATCGACGCCGAGACCGAGCGTCCGAGCGTCGTGTACCGCCGCAAGGGCTGGGACTACGGCGTGATCGGGCTCGACCAGGACTCGCCCGACCTGCAAGAGACGGCGACGGCCCTGCGGGCGGGTCTGGCGAGCTGA
- a CDS encoding WhiB family transcriptional regulator encodes MDWRDKAACLQADPELFFPVGNTGPAVDQIDKAKAVCGRCTVTETCLQYALETSQDSGVWGGLSEDERRALKRRAARARRAS; translated from the coding sequence ATGGATTGGCGCGACAAAGCCGCTTGCCTGCAGGCTGACCCGGAGCTCTTCTTCCCCGTCGGCAACACGGGTCCCGCCGTCGACCAGATCGACAAGGCCAAGGCCGTGTGCGGCCGCTGCACCGTGACCGAGACCTGCCTGCAGTACGCGCTCGAGACCTCGCAGGACTCCGGCGTCTGGGGCGGTCTGAGCGAAGACGAGCGTCGCGCGCTCAAGCGTCGCGCGGCCCGCGCCCGCCGCGCCAGCTGA
- the mtrB gene encoding MtrAB system histidine kinase MtrB, which translates to MALVSTVAGPDQGGPVRSGGPWSWRAPAWRTWPTRVVGFWRSSLSFRTVALTVVLSTVAVTVIGTLISVTIGTSLYDQRREQVEAESVRATLLAQNIFDSATATEDANQVELDALQNEAQTAILGSTSSPGGTSIAILRTPGQNSPQTIQNIASPDFPDSVISPALREAVAADDERLSMQSVSLPPTSQGGGSPGIAVGSTLQVPTAGQYELYLVYDLSDAQATLDLMQRTLGIGSLALVLLIAAITYLVVRLVVGPIRTAAETSQKIAAGHLEERIPEKGQDVVATLGRSFNGMADAMQRQISQLAELSRVQQRFVSDVSHELRTPLTTIRLAGDVLYDQRTSFTPSAARTAELLHTQVDRFELLLADLLEISRFDAGAVELDTEPVTVVRLVEDGVDEFGPLADGSGSVVSVVARGGYFEAEIDPRRLRRILRNLLGNAIEHGEGRPIEVEVDSDATAVAVSVRDHGVGMSPADASRVFDRFWRADPSRRRTIGGTGLGLAISLEDAALHGGRLEVWSEPGSGSRFVVTLPRVAGGRIEGRPCRSCRRTVGARRPCR; encoded by the coding sequence GTGGCGCTCGTGTCGACGGTCGCGGGGCCCGACCAGGGCGGGCCCGTCCGCTCGGGCGGACCGTGGTCGTGGCGGGCACCGGCGTGGCGCACGTGGCCGACCCGGGTGGTCGGCTTCTGGCGGTCGTCGTTGTCGTTCCGCACCGTCGCGCTCACGGTGGTGCTGTCGACCGTCGCCGTGACCGTGATCGGCACGCTCATCTCGGTGACGATCGGCACGAGCCTCTACGACCAGCGCCGGGAGCAGGTCGAGGCCGAGAGCGTCCGGGCGACGCTCCTCGCGCAGAACATCTTCGACTCGGCCACCGCCACCGAGGACGCCAACCAGGTCGAGCTCGACGCGCTGCAGAACGAGGCCCAGACCGCCATCCTGGGTTCGACCTCGAGCCCGGGCGGGACGAGCATCGCGATCCTCCGGACGCCGGGGCAGAACAGCCCGCAGACAATCCAGAACATCGCCAGCCCCGACTTCCCCGACTCCGTGATCTCGCCGGCCCTCCGCGAGGCGGTGGCGGCGGACGACGAGCGTCTCTCGATGCAGTCGGTGTCGCTCCCTCCGACCTCGCAGGGCGGGGGCTCGCCGGGCATCGCGGTCGGCTCGACCCTGCAGGTGCCCACCGCGGGCCAGTACGAGCTCTACCTCGTCTACGACCTCAGCGACGCGCAGGCCACGCTCGACCTCATGCAACGGACCCTCGGCATCGGCTCGCTGGCACTCGTGCTGTTGATCGCGGCGATCACCTACCTCGTCGTCCGCCTGGTCGTGGGGCCGATCCGCACGGCGGCCGAGACCAGCCAGAAGATCGCGGCCGGCCACCTGGAAGAACGCATCCCCGAGAAGGGGCAGGACGTCGTGGCCACGCTCGGGCGCTCCTTCAACGGGATGGCCGACGCCATGCAACGCCAGATCTCGCAGCTGGCCGAGCTGTCGCGCGTCCAGCAACGCTTCGTGAGCGACGTCTCGCACGAGTTGCGCACGCCGCTGACCACGATCCGGCTGGCCGGCGACGTCCTCTACGACCAGCGCACGTCGTTCACGCCCTCGGCCGCCCGGACGGCCGAGCTGCTGCACACCCAGGTCGACCGGTTCGAGCTGCTCCTCGCCGATCTGCTCGAGATCTCGCGGTTCGACGCCGGTGCCGTCGAGCTGGACACCGAGCCCGTCACGGTCGTCCGTCTCGTCGAGGACGGTGTCGACGAGTTCGGGCCGCTCGCAGACGGGTCCGGCAGCGTCGTCTCGGTCGTCGCCCGGGGCGGGTACTTCGAGGCCGAGATCGACCCGCGGCGGCTGCGCCGCATCCTGCGCAACTTGCTGGGCAACGCCATCGAACACGGCGAGGGGCGGCCGATCGAGGTCGAGGTCGACAGCGACGCCACGGCCGTCGCGGTGTCCGTCCGCGACCACGGTGTGGGCATGAGCCCGGCCGATGCCTCGCGCGTGTTCGACCGGTTCTGGCGGGCCGATCCCTCTCGCCGGCGCACCATCGGGGGCACCGGGTTGGGCCTGGCGATCAGCCTCGAGGACGCGGCACTGCACGGCGGCCGGCTCGAGGTATGGTCCGAGCCGGGCTCGGGCAGCCGGTTCGTCGTCACCCTGCCCCGCGTGGCGGGCGGTCGCATCGAGGGGCGCCCCTGCCGGTCGTGCCGCCGGACCGTCGGGGCGAGACGACCGTGCCGGTGA
- a CDS encoding LpqB family beta-propeller domain-containing protein, with amino-acid sequence MTDPRRNARRGRRSVVLAVLVGAAITLTGCVGIPDAGQVQQGDTVSDDVVSDFVFRPNGPVAGSSQERLLRDFLSAGTGSQDNYGVARQFLSTGFADEWEPRASVTIRPGVGSTSRVGESTLDYAFVGSATVDSAGHYTPATSSTTTSLAFSFVREGGEWRISDAPDGIVLSPATFDSVFRSHAAYFYDPTFTYLVPDERWFLARSSTSTRLATALLDGPSDWLQGAVVSAFPEGTQLSLTAITVDDGTARVDLTADALEATPAARARMQAQLLASFSTLATVTAVELSVEGAPLTVPAMQQPVPVRDPAVDARPLVLADGVLGFATTSATSQLPGLSDAVEALRPRSVELSADQTTAAVGTSSGAYAVTSQGGARLVDARTGLVAPSLDDAGFVWSLVADDPTSLTAYALDGTPHPVVTSLPAGPSVNTFRISRDGTRALLLLDDQGESRLLVAAVVRDADGVPLRLGPTLELSAPDGAPVDATWADQLTVAVLTTVGESSRVTMSEVGGDSSSAGRPSGEAVAIVGGNGFDRLLLLGADGDVLEPRGSSWQATGLTADLVATQR; translated from the coding sequence ATGACTGATCCACGACGGAACGCCCGGCGGGGCCGCCGGTCCGTGGTGCTGGCGGTCCTCGTGGGCGCCGCGATCACCCTGACCGGGTGCGTCGGAATCCCGGACGCCGGTCAGGTGCAGCAGGGCGACACCGTCAGCGACGACGTCGTCAGCGACTTCGTGTTCCGGCCCAACGGGCCGGTCGCCGGCAGTTCGCAAGAGAGACTGCTGCGCGATTTCCTCTCGGCGGGCACCGGGTCCCAGGACAACTACGGGGTGGCCCGGCAGTTCCTCAGCACCGGCTTCGCCGACGAGTGGGAGCCGCGGGCCAGCGTCACCATCAGGCCCGGGGTCGGGTCGACCTCGCGGGTCGGGGAGTCGACGCTCGACTACGCGTTCGTGGGCTCGGCGACGGTCGACTCGGCGGGGCACTACACGCCGGCCACGTCCTCCACGACGACGTCCCTGGCGTTCTCCTTCGTCCGCGAGGGCGGCGAGTGGCGCATCAGCGACGCCCCCGACGGCATCGTCCTCTCGCCGGCCACGTTCGACTCGGTCTTCCGGTCGCACGCCGCCTACTTCTACGACCCCACCTTCACCTATCTCGTGCCCGACGAGCGGTGGTTCCTCGCACGGTCGTCGACGAGCACGCGCCTCGCGACGGCCCTGCTCGACGGACCGTCGGACTGGCTGCAGGGTGCCGTCGTCTCGGCCTTCCCCGAGGGCACCCAGCTGTCGTTGACGGCCATCACGGTCGACGACGGGACGGCCCGCGTCGACCTCACCGCCGACGCCCTCGAGGCGACCCCCGCCGCCCGGGCCCGGATGCAGGCGCAGCTGCTGGCGAGCTTCTCGACCCTCGCGACCGTGACCGCCGTCGAGCTCAGCGTCGAGGGCGCGCCTCTGACCGTGCCGGCCATGCAGCAGCCCGTGCCGGTGCGCGACCCCGCGGTCGACGCCCGGCCCCTCGTGCTGGCCGACGGCGTGCTGGGATTCGCCACCACGAGCGCCACGAGCCAGCTCCCGGGCCTCTCGGACGCGGTGGAGGCGCTCCGCCCCCGGTCGGTCGAGCTGTCCGCAGACCAGACGACCGCCGCCGTCGGCACCTCGTCGGGCGCGTACGCGGTCACCTCTCAGGGAGGAGCCCGGTTGGTCGACGCCCGGACCGGACTCGTCGCCCCCTCGCTCGACGACGCGGGATTCGTCTGGTCGCTCGTCGCCGACGACCCGACGAGCCTCACGGCGTACGCCCTCGACGGCACGCCCCACCCGGTGGTGACGTCGCTGCCGGCGGGGCCGAGCGTCAACACCTTCCGCATCTCGCGCGACGGCACCCGCGCGTTGCTGCTGCTCGACGACCAGGGCGAGTCGCGCCTCCTCGTGGCCGCCGTCGTGCGGGACGCCGACGGGGTCCCGCTCCGGCTGGGCCCGACCCTCGAACTGTCGGCTCCGGACGGCGCCCCCGTCGACGCGACCTGGGCGGATCAACTGACCGTCGCCGTCCTGACCACCGTCGGGGAGTCGTCACGGGTGACGATGTCCGAGGTCGGCGGGGACTCCTCGAGCGCCGGCCGTCCGTCGGGCGAGGCGGTCGCGATCGTCGGGGGCAACGGCTTCGACCGACTGCTGCTGCTGGGTGCCGACGGCGACGTGCTCGAACCCAGGGGCAGCAGCTGGCAGGCCACGGGGTTGACGGCCGACCTGGTGGCGACCCAGCGCTGA
- a CDS encoding sensor histidine kinase — MSTLSDLVLAQGLSSEVDVEWLHLLVGDWQLLADLAFADIVLWVPTQTDSFVAVAHARPSSSATLFYRDFVGQEVRPEWREQIEQAFTTTRIVDSAAPDWYEETPTRVRAVPVLRRLGASRPDVTDAPIAIITRHTNLSEARTPSRQELTFNQCSNDLFAMIAAGDFPDLGAPTGPRRGAPRASDGLLRLDVDGMVTFASPNGLSAFNRMGFAGELEGESLAEVTTGLLAGKLVIDESLPLVVTGRAPWRTDIEARGVTVSLRAIPLRDRGERVGAIVLCRDVTELRHQERELITKDATIREIHHRVKNNLQTVASLLRIQARRTHTDVAREALTQAMRRVQSIAVVHDTLSEGLSQNVDFDTVFDRVLMLIAEVASSHNTTVRPTMTGSFGALPSEYATPLALALTELVTNAVEHGLDGRDGEVEIVADRRAEELTVKVRDNGVGLPEGKVGSGLGTQIVRTLIQGELGGTIDWHTLVGNGTEVTIEIPFRWLTQP; from the coding sequence GTGTCGACGCTCAGTGATCTCGTTCTCGCCCAGGGCCTCTCGAGCGAGGTGGACGTCGAGTGGTTGCACCTGCTGGTGGGGGACTGGCAGCTGCTCGCCGACCTCGCCTTCGCGGACATCGTCCTCTGGGTCCCCACGCAGACCGACAGCTTCGTCGCCGTCGCCCACGCCCGGCCCTCGAGTTCGGCCACGCTCTTCTACCGCGACTTCGTCGGACAAGAGGTGCGGCCCGAGTGGCGCGAGCAGATCGAGCAGGCGTTCACGACGACCCGCATCGTCGACTCGGCCGCACCCGACTGGTACGAAGAGACGCCCACGCGCGTCCGGGCCGTGCCCGTGCTCCGCCGCCTGGGGGCCAGCCGGCCCGACGTGACCGACGCACCGATCGCCATCATCACGAGGCACACGAACCTCAGCGAGGCGCGCACGCCGAGCCGTCAAGAACTGACCTTCAACCAGTGCTCCAACGACCTCTTCGCCATGATCGCCGCCGGCGACTTCCCCGACCTGGGGGCGCCGACGGGTCCGCGACGGGGCGCACCCCGCGCCTCCGACGGGCTGCTGCGCCTCGACGTCGACGGCATGGTCACGTTCGCCAGCCCCAACGGCCTGTCGGCCTTCAACCGCATGGGGTTCGCCGGCGAGCTCGAAGGCGAGTCGCTGGCCGAGGTCACCACCGGCCTGCTCGCGGGCAAGCTCGTGATCGACGAGTCCCTGCCGTTGGTCGTCACGGGCCGGGCGCCCTGGCGCACCGACATCGAGGCGCGCGGGGTCACGGTGTCGCTGCGCGCGATCCCGCTGCGTGACCGTGGTGAGCGCGTCGGGGCGATCGTCCTCTGTCGCGACGTGACCGAGTTGCGTCACCAAGAGCGCGAGCTGATCACCAAGGACGCCACGATCCGCGAGATCCACCACCGGGTCAAGAACAACCTGCAGACCGTCGCCTCGCTGCTGCGCATCCAGGCACGTCGTACCCACACCGACGTCGCCCGTGAGGCACTGACGCAGGCCATGCGCCGAGTGCAGTCGATCGCCGTCGTGCACGACACGCTGTCCGAGGGGCTCAGCCAGAACGTCGACTTCGACACCGTCTTCGACCGGGTCCTCATGCTGATCGCCGAGGTCGCGTCGAGTCACAACACGACGGTCCGCCCCACCATGACGGGCAGTTTCGGTGCCCTGCCGAGCGAGTACGCGACGCCCCTGGCCCTCGCCCTGACCGAACTCGTGACGAACGCCGTCGAGCACGGCCTCGACGGTCGCGACGGCGAGGTCGAGATCGTCGCCGACCGTCGGGCGGAAGAGTTGACGGTCAAGGTGCGCGACAACGGGGTCGGGCTGCCCGAGGGCAAGGTCGGCTCGGGGCTCGGCACCCAGATCGTCCGCACGCTGATCCAGGGCGAACTCGGTGGCACCATCGACTGGCACACCCTCGTCGGCAACGGCACCGAGGTCACCATCGAGATCCCGTTCCGCTGGCTCACCCAGCCCTGA
- a CDS encoding Rv3235 family protein → MPSNHHALALVEPQGPTAPPRPHLRPVPPLANPGPTDPVPGGGPSEGRPSGPRPAVRTVPRGGTSSGSPFPDDPDLLVENLVRCVVEILAGARELDQVSRWVTEDVYRTLHKRVVLAARARSAHGMRARRPVFTIGGIRSSSPADGVIESVVVVHGRARSRAVAVRLETYDSRWRAAAVHVL, encoded by the coding sequence ATGCCCTCGAACCACCACGCCCTCGCCCTCGTCGAGCCCCAGGGGCCCACCGCACCGCCTCGGCCGCATCTGAGGCCCGTCCCGCCGCTCGCGAACCCGGGCCCGACCGACCCCGTGCCCGGGGGTGGGCCGTCGGAGGGTCGACCATCCGGTCCCCGACCTGCCGTCCGCACGGTCCCTCGTGGCGGCACCTCGTCCGGGTCCCCCTTCCCGGACGATCCGGACCTGCTCGTCGAGAACCTGGTCCGCTGCGTCGTCGAGATCCTGGCCGGGGCACGAGAACTCGACCAGGTCTCGCGGTGGGTCACCGAGGACGTCTACCGCACCCTGCACAAGCGGGTCGTCCTGGCCGCCCGGGCCCGGTCCGCACACGGCATGCGTGCTCGGCGACCGGTGTTCACGATCGGCGGCATCCGGTCGAGTTCGCCCGCGGACGGGGTGATCGAATCCGTCGTCGTCGTGCACGGCCGCGCTCGGAGCCGAGCGGTCGCCGTCCGACTCGAGACCTACGACAGCCGGTGGAGAGCAGCGGCCGTGCACGTGCTCTGA
- a CDS encoding ComF family protein, which translates to MPRSPRPRPAVDARDALVRAVREALSVVSPVSCAGCHAPDVGLCRDCRGRLVPEVVRIDLPDGLTVFAGLVYAFEARGVVLAFKNGGRVRLAEVLAPALGAALRSCAGQVTAEEAPVGDARPGDRSLLVVPVPASRRGRRRRGYDPVDLVLRRLGLVVGSRVLVPTARAGGGQKGRDRQQRLRDREGSLRATRDLTGSQVVLVDDVVTTGGTLQEARRALVARGAIVVGAACVAATPSGSGAGRP; encoded by the coding sequence GTGCCCCGGTCGCCTCGTCCCCGTCCCGCCGTCGATGCGCGGGACGCCCTGGTGCGGGCCGTCCGCGAGGCGCTGTCCGTCGTGTCGCCCGTCTCGTGCGCGGGCTGCCACGCTCCGGACGTCGGCCTGTGCCGCGACTGCCGGGGCCGGCTCGTCCCCGAGGTCGTCCGGATCGACCTCCCCGACGGGCTGACCGTCTTCGCCGGACTCGTCTACGCCTTCGAGGCGCGGGGCGTCGTGTTGGCCTTCAAGAACGGCGGACGCGTGCGCCTGGCCGAGGTGCTCGCCCCGGCTCTTGGTGCCGCCCTCCGATCCTGTGCCGGTCAGGTGACGGCCGAGGAGGCGCCCGTCGGGGACGCACGCCCGGGGGATCGGTCGCTGCTGGTCGTCCCGGTGCCGGCGTCCCGACGGGGGCGGCGTCGGCGGGGCTACGACCCGGTCGACCTGGTGCTGCGTCGGCTCGGTCTCGTGGTGGGCTCGCGCGTCCTCGTGCCGACGGCGCGGGCCGGCGGCGGACAGAAGGGCCGCGACCGACAGCAGCGTCTGAGGGACCGCGAGGGCAGCCTCCGCGCCACCCGCGATCTCACGGGGTCGCAGGTGGTCCTCGTCGACGACGTCGTGACGACCGGGGGCACCCTCCAGGAGGCGCGTCGTGCGCTGGTCGCCCGGGGCGCGATCGTGGTCGGTGCGGCGTGCGTGGCCGCCACCCCGTCGGGCTCGGGCGCCGGTCGCCCCTGA
- the secA gene encoding preprotein translocase subunit SecA — MANVLEKVLRVGEGRTLRKLKAYAKAVNELEDDFTTLTDDELRNETVELRERYASGESLDDLLPEAFAAVREASKRTLGLRHFDVQLMGGAALHLGNIAEMKTGEGKTLVATTAAYLNAIASRGVHVITVNDFLASYQSELMGRVFRALGMTTGCILSGQTPAERREMYAADITYGTNNEFGFDYLRDNMAWQAQDMVQRGHFFAIVDEVDSILIDEARTPLIISGPSSGEANRWFTEFATVARRLVAGTDYEVDEKKRTVGVLEPGIEKVEDYLGIDNLYESANTPLISFLNNAIKADALFKRDKDYVVINGEVLIVDEHTGRILSGRRYNEGIHQAIEAKEGVTVKAENQTLATVTLQNYFRLYKKLSGMTGTAETEAAEFMSTYKLGVVPIPTNRPMQRIDQTDLVYKNETSKFDQVVEDIVERHEKGQPVLVGTTSVEKSEYLSRLLAKKGVKHEVLNAKNHAREAAIVAQAGRAGAVTVATNMAGRGTDIMLGGNAEFLAVAEMNAKGLSPVDTPDEYEAAWDDVFAAQKAAVQEEADKVIDAGGLYVLGTERHESRRIDNQLRGRSGRQGDPGESRFYLSLTDDLMRLFNSGAAESLMGRGNVPDDLAIENKIVGRAIRSAQSQVESRNAEIRKNVLKYDDVLNRQREAIYGDRRHILEGDDLKDRSQKFLEDVVNEVIDQHTGDGSPDDWDLDALWTELGTLYPISITIDEVITEAGSKGKATRAFLGQEILSDAKVAYEARTETLGEPAMRELERRVVLSVIDRRWRDHLYEMDYLKDGIGLRAMAQRDPLVEYQREGYALFQSMMGQIREETVGFLFNLEVEVQGQVGATEAPVIAAKGLEAEKQPQAQLAYSAPNIDGEVEVRNQRGQLEKGATAKAQKAQDEAERSDSPEIAAARASGGPAARQADDGKVGAFGQKTAGGEAPVNRADRRAAGKKTR, encoded by the coding sequence GTGGCCAACGTCCTCGAGAAGGTCCTCCGCGTCGGCGAGGGCCGCACACTGCGCAAGCTGAAGGCCTACGCCAAGGCGGTCAACGAGCTCGAGGACGACTTCACGACCCTCACCGACGACGAGCTGCGCAACGAGACCGTCGAGCTGCGCGAGCGGTACGCGTCGGGTGAGTCGCTCGACGACCTCCTGCCCGAGGCCTTCGCTGCCGTCCGCGAGGCGTCCAAGCGCACCCTGGGCCTCCGGCACTTCGACGTGCAGCTGATGGGTGGCGCGGCCCTGCACCTCGGCAACATCGCCGAGATGAAGACCGGTGAGGGCAAGACGCTCGTCGCCACCACGGCGGCGTACCTGAACGCCATCGCGTCGCGCGGCGTGCACGTCATCACGGTCAACGACTTCCTCGCCAGCTACCAGTCCGAGCTCATGGGGCGCGTCTTCCGGGCGCTCGGCATGACGACCGGCTGCATCCTGTCGGGCCAGACCCCGGCCGAGCGTCGCGAGATGTACGCCGCCGACATCACGTACGGCACCAACAACGAGTTCGGCTTCGACTACCTCCGCGACAACATGGCCTGGCAGGCGCAGGACATGGTGCAGCGTGGCCACTTCTTCGCGATCGTCGACGAGGTCGACTCGATCTTGATCGACGAGGCCCGCACGCCGCTGATCATCTCGGGCCCGTCGTCGGGCGAGGCCAACCGGTGGTTCACCGAGTTCGCCACGGTCGCCCGGCGCCTCGTCGCGGGCACCGACTACGAGGTCGACGAGAAGAAGCGCACCGTCGGGGTCCTCGAACCCGGCATCGAGAAGGTCGAGGACTACCTCGGCATCGACAACCTGTACGAGTCGGCGAACACCCCGCTCATCTCGTTCCTCAACAACGCCATCAAGGCCGACGCGCTGTTCAAGCGCGACAAGGACTACGTCGTCATCAACGGCGAGGTCCTGATCGTCGACGAGCACACGGGTCGCATCCTCAGCGGTCGCCGCTACAACGAGGGCATCCACCAGGCCATCGAGGCGAAAGAGGGCGTTACGGTCAAGGCCGAGAACCAGACCCTCGCGACGGTCACCCTCCAGAACTACTTCCGCCTCTACAAGAAGCTCTCCGGCATGACCGGTACGGCCGAGACCGAGGCCGCCGAGTTCATGAGCACCTACAAGCTCGGCGTCGTGCCCATCCCGACGAACCGTCCGATGCAGCGCATCGACCAGACCGACCTCGTCTACAAGAACGAGACGAGCAAGTTCGACCAGGTCGTCGAAGACATCGTCGAGCGGCACGAGAAGGGCCAGCCCGTGCTGGTCGGCACGACCAGCGTCGAGAAGAGCGAGTACCTCTCGCGACTGCTCGCCAAGAAGGGCGTCAAGCACGAGGTGCTCAACGCCAAGAACCACGCTCGAGAGGCCGCCATCGTGGCCCAGGCCGGTCGCGCCGGCGCCGTGACCGTCGCCACCAACATGGCCGGTCGCGGGACGGACATCATGCTCGGCGGCAACGCCGAGTTCCTCGCCGTCGCCGAGATGAACGCCAAGGGTCTCAGCCCGGTGGACACCCCCGACGAGTACGAGGCCGCGTGGGACGACGTCTTCGCCGCCCAGAAGGCCGCCGTGCAAGAAGAAGCCGACAAGGTCATCGACGCCGGCGGGTTGTACGTCCTCGGCACCGAGCGCCACGAGTCGCGACGGATCGACAACCAGCTGCGCGGTCGGTCGGGTCGTCAGGGCGACCCCGGTGAGAGCCGTTTCTACCTGTCGTTGACCGACGACCTGATGCGCCTGTTCAACTCGGGCGCCGCCGAGTCGTTGATGGGTCGCGGCAACGTGCCCGACGACCTCGCCATCGAGAACAAGATCGTGGGGCGGGCCATCCGCTCGGCCCAGTCGCAGGTCGAGTCGCGCAACGCCGAGATCCGCAAGAACGTCCTCAAGTACGACGACGTCCTCAACCGTCAGCGCGAGGCCATCTATGGTGACCGTCGCCACATCCTCGAGGGCGACGACCTCAAGGACCGCAGCCAGAAGTTCCTCGAGGACGTCGTCAACGAGGTCATCGACCAGCACACGGGTGACGGCAGCCCCGACGACTGGGACCTCGACGCCCTCTGGACCGAACTCGGCACCCTGTACCCGATCTCGATCACCATCGACGAGGTCATCACCGAGGCCGGCTCGAAGGGCAAGGCGACCCGGGCGTTCCTCGGGCAGGAGATCCTCTCCGACGCCAAGGTCGCCTACGAGGCGCGCACCGAGACCCTCGGCGAGCCCGCCATGCGCGAACTCGAGCGTCGGGTCGTGCTGTCGGTCATCGACCGTCGCTGGCGCGACCACCTCTACGAGATGGACTACCTGAAGGACGGCATCGGTCTCCGCGCGATGGCCCAGAGAGACCCGCTCGTCGAGTACCAGCGCGAGGGCTACGCCCTGTTCCAGAGCATGATGGGCCAGATCCGCGAAGAGACCGTGGGCTTCCTGTTCAACCTCGAGGTCGAGGTGCAGGGCCAGGTCGGCGCCACCGAGGCACCGGTCATCGCGGCCAAGGGGCTCGAGGCCGAGAAGCAACCGCAGGCCCAGCTGGCCTACTCGGCTCCCAACATCGACGGCGAGGTCGAGGTGCGCAACCAGCGCGGTCAGCTCGAGAAGGGTGCGACCGCGAAGGCCCAGAAGGCTCAGGACGAAGCCGAGCGTTCCGATTCGCCCGAGATCGCGGCGGCTCGCGCCTCCGGTGGCCCGGCGGCACGGCAGGCCGACGACGGCAAGGTCGGCGCCTTCGGCCAGAAGACCGCCGGCGGCGAGGCTCCGGTGAACCGGGCCGATCGCCGAGCGGCGGGTAAGAAGACCCGCTGA
- the bcp gene encoding thioredoxin-dependent thiol peroxidase — MSTKLEKGAAAPTFTLDDENGSPVSLADYSGQKVIVYFYPAASTPGCTTEACDFRDNINSLKSSGYQVLGVSKDEPAALQEFKDEQGLNFPLLSDPELTVHQAYGAYGEKNNYGRIVTGTIRSTFVVDEQGAVELPLYNVKATGHVASLRKKLGLD; from the coding sequence ATGTCCACGAAGCTCGAGAAGGGCGCTGCCGCGCCGACGTTCACCCTCGACGACGAGAACGGTTCGCCCGTCTCGCTGGCGGATTACTCGGGGCAGAAGGTCATCGTGTACTTCTACCCGGCGGCGTCGACGCCGGGCTGCACGACGGAGGCGTGTGACTTCCGCGACAACATCAACTCGCTGAAGTCGTCGGGCTACCAGGTGCTGGGCGTCTCGAAGGACGAGCCCGCCGCCCTGCAGGAGTTCAAGGACGAGCAGGGGCTGAACTTCCCGCTGCTCAGCGACCCCGAGCTGACGGTGCACCAGGCGTACGGCGCCTACGGCGAGAAGAACAACTACGGGCGCATCGTGACGGGCACGATCCGTTCGACGTTCGTGGTCGACGAGCAGGGCGCCGTCGAGCTGCCGCTGTACAACGTGAAGGCGACGGGGCACGTGGCGTCGCTCCGCAAGAAGCTCGGCCTCGACTGA